A genomic segment from Tuwongella immobilis encodes:
- a CDS encoding sigma-54-dependent transcriptional regulator codes for MQTLLVIDDEPAIQHAFRRAFGGKINVLGAATAREGLSIISQTPPDVIVLDVHLPDATGLETYRKIHQIDARIPVILITGHGTTDLAIEAMKDGVYEYLLKPLELSALRRLIEQAMLSAAKMRIPANLGNEESVQPEGDLMLGQCARMQDVYKSVGRVAAQEITVLIQGESGTGKELVARAIYQHSKRAKQPFLAINCAAIPETLLESELFGHEKGSFTGAERKRIGKFEQCHGGTIFLDEIGEMPILMQSKILRLLQEQQFERVGGNELIQTNVRLIAATNADLKKLCDVGKFRKDLYFRLNVFSIELPPLRDRGGDIDQLIDYFVKRYSLQLGRSVTEIAQEARDILHKYPWPGNVRELQSVIKQSLIRMNGSALLADFLPESIRQSDEVDQPIAVFHDEQFSWDSFIDELISQSCENVYAVALERMEREVILRVLKHTGGNQLQSAKILGITRGSLRTKIRNLGINIGRNISLEDEEIQ; via the coding sequence GTGCAGACACTCCTCGTAATTGACGATGAACCCGCGATCCAACACGCATTTCGGCGGGCATTTGGTGGAAAAATCAACGTGCTCGGAGCTGCGACGGCTCGCGAGGGCCTCTCAATCATTTCTCAGACACCACCAGATGTGATCGTCCTCGATGTGCATTTGCCAGATGCTACTGGATTAGAAACCTACCGAAAGATTCACCAAATCGATGCTCGAATACCAGTTATTTTGATTACCGGACATGGTACGACAGATCTTGCAATCGAGGCGATGAAAGACGGTGTCTATGAATATTTGCTCAAGCCGTTAGAACTGTCGGCATTGAGGCGGCTGATTGAGCAAGCGATGCTTTCTGCGGCTAAAATGCGAATCCCGGCTAATTTAGGAAACGAAGAATCGGTACAGCCCGAAGGCGATCTCATGCTCGGGCAATGTGCTCGGATGCAGGATGTCTATAAATCGGTTGGCCGTGTTGCTGCACAGGAAATCACGGTTCTCATTCAAGGTGAAAGTGGAACCGGAAAAGAATTAGTCGCTCGGGCAATTTATCAGCATTCTAAACGTGCTAAACAGCCATTTTTAGCAATTAATTGTGCCGCAATTCCCGAAACGCTCCTGGAAAGTGAATTGTTTGGACACGAAAAGGGTTCATTCACAGGCGCTGAACGCAAACGGATTGGAAAATTTGAGCAATGCCATGGTGGCACGATTTTTTTAGATGAAATCGGTGAAATGCCGATCCTGATGCAATCGAAAATCCTTCGCCTCCTTCAAGAGCAGCAATTTGAGCGAGTTGGTGGGAATGAACTCATCCAGACTAATGTGCGACTCATCGCGGCCACAAATGCGGATCTGAAAAAACTTTGTGATGTTGGAAAATTCCGAAAAGATCTTTATTTTCGACTCAATGTCTTTTCGATTGAGCTGCCACCACTTCGTGATCGGGGTGGAGATATTGACCAGCTTATCGATTATTTCGTGAAGCGTTATTCACTACAATTAGGCCGTTCAGTCACGGAAATTGCCCAGGAAGCTCGTGATATTCTTCATAAATATCCTTGGCCCGGGAATGTCCGTGAATTACAGAGTGTCATTAAACAGTCGTTGATTCGGATGAACGGCAGTGCACTTCTCGCAGATTTTCTTCCGGAGTCGATTCGTCAATCGGATGAAGTGGATCAACCGATTGCAGTCTTTCATGATGAGCAATTTTCGTGGGATTCGTTTATTGACGAACTCATTTCTCAATCCTGTGAAAATGTATATGCCGTTGCCTTGGAACGGATGGAACGAGAGGTGATTCTTCGTGTCCTGAAACATACAGGTGGAAATCAGTTGCAATCTGCAAAGATTCTTGGAATCACTCGTGGCAGCCTTCGCACCAAAATTCGCAATCTTGGAATCAATATTGGCCGAAATATTAGTCTGGAAGACGAGGAGATCCAATAG
- a CDS encoding polymorphic toxin-type HINT domain-containing protein, with the protein MQLEDGTRKPIEEIGFGERVLSRDEHSPESPASGKVVEEVFVRTAEILRLTLTGGVTIDTTGEHPFFEESLGWIEARSLPPSHRLRTFDGTSIAVESLAETGTWQPVFDLRVADWHPS; encoded by the coding sequence GTGCAATTGGAGGACGGCACCCGCAAGCCGATCGAGGAAATTGGTTTCGGCGAGAGGGTTCTCAGCCGCGATGAGCACTCGCCGGAATCGCCAGCGAGTGGTAAAGTGGTTGAAGAGGTCTTCGTCCGCACCGCAGAGATCCTTCGGCTGACGCTCACGGGCGGAGTGACGATCGACACCACCGGTGAGCATCCCTTCTTCGAGGAGTCGCTCGGCTGGATCGAAGCCCGCTCGCTGCCCCCAAGCCATCGGCTCCGCACGTTTGACGGTACCTCAATCGCCGTGGAATCGCTCGCCGAAACAGGCACATGGCAGCCGGTCTTCGATCTGCGAGTCGCGGATTGGCACCCGAGTTAG
- a CDS encoding methyltransferase domain-containing protein yields MAASQSLANPLKLVGRAVKQSLRSVYRSFVPLPVREPLPADGCRAGLEVLTPTRVVSPGESFTLGFRIRNCGTRHWSSAGQAPVLLRARWLTTKKQPTPFPERLIALPGTILPGQLKPMPITMTAPQSLGQFLLELDLVQNPGKSFAEMGNRVGYADIQVTGHVTDNIDYYQVFATADLERDYWTSVGPSTEAEYHRLAWKKLDQLKEVGLKPSSRVLDLGCGTGQLAVSLQEFLSEQGEYFGTDIGAEAIDYCKRKFKRPNFGFAVNEMTKIPVAGRQFDFITLFSVFTHTYPDETVLLLAEAKRLLAPNGLIFADTFVSPLVDRFSGNRYAIEWNLEHLHRLIALAGLKATKHESWKWQENAERVIWLIRHA; encoded by the coding sequence ATGGCGGCATCTCAATCGCTTGCGAATCCGTTGAAACTCGTCGGTCGGGCGGTCAAGCAATCGTTGCGATCCGTCTATCGGAGCTTTGTGCCGTTGCCGGTGCGGGAGCCGCTGCCGGCGGATGGCTGTCGAGCCGGGCTGGAAGTGCTGACACCGACACGGGTTGTGTCGCCGGGCGAGAGTTTCACGCTGGGGTTTCGCATTCGCAATTGCGGAACGCGGCATTGGAGTTCGGCGGGACAGGCACCTGTGTTGCTTCGCGCACGCTGGTTGACCACCAAGAAACAACCGACGCCGTTTCCGGAACGACTCATCGCGCTGCCGGGCACGATTCTTCCCGGCCAGCTCAAGCCGATGCCGATCACCATGACTGCTCCGCAATCACTGGGCCAATTCTTGCTTGAATTGGATCTGGTGCAGAATCCCGGAAAATCGTTCGCCGAGATGGGGAACCGAGTGGGATATGCAGATATTCAAGTGACTGGTCATGTGACCGATAACATCGATTACTACCAAGTGTTTGCCACGGCGGATTTGGAACGTGATTATTGGACTTCGGTGGGGCCATCGACCGAGGCGGAATATCATCGGTTGGCCTGGAAGAAGCTCGATCAACTCAAGGAAGTTGGGCTGAAACCGTCGTCACGCGTTTTGGATTTGGGATGCGGGACGGGGCAACTGGCGGTCTCCTTGCAGGAATTCCTCTCCGAACAAGGGGAGTATTTTGGCACGGACATCGGTGCCGAAGCAATCGATTATTGCAAACGGAAGTTCAAACGCCCGAATTTTGGATTTGCAGTCAATGAAATGACGAAAATTCCAGTTGCAGGGCGGCAGTTTGATTTCATCACCCTCTTTAGTGTGTTCACGCACACGTACCCCGATGAGACCGTCTTGTTGCTGGCGGAAGCGAAACGACTGTTGGCTCCCAATGGTTTGATTTTCGCCGACACTTTCGTGTCGCCGTTGGTGGATCGGTTCTCGGGCAATCGCTATGCCATCGAATGGAATCTGGAGCATCTCCACCGACTGATTGCTTTGGCCGGTTTGAAAGCGACCAAGCATGAATCGTGGAAATGGCAAGAGAATGCCGAGCGCGTCATCTGGTTGATTCGGCATGCGTAA
- the surE gene encoding 5'/3'-nucleotidase SurE, translated as MRILLTNDDGIYAPGLRALRKELLSLGEVMTIAPAAEQSAAGHSVTLLTPLLIQEVFDDERKPIGYAVEGRPADCVKLALLELLPWKPDLIVSGMNAGSNAGINVLYSGTVAAAIEGAFYHYPAIAVSLEYTKLKPLDFPKAATYAIQIIRQILRKPLGAGSLFNVNIPSLEKGPIAGVKVVPQNITAYTERFDRRMDPRGRTYFWAGSDLDCPDPHSETDVTALAESYITITPLQYDLTAHAKLADLREQSWTVE; from the coding sequence ATGCGCATTTTGTTGACAAACGATGATGGAATTTACGCACCGGGCTTACGCGCACTTCGGAAAGAACTCCTCTCACTGGGCGAAGTGATGACCATTGCACCCGCAGCCGAACAGAGCGCGGCCGGGCATTCGGTGACATTGTTGACCCCATTATTGATCCAAGAAGTGTTTGATGATGAACGCAAACCAATCGGATACGCGGTCGAAGGGCGACCTGCCGATTGCGTGAAATTGGCATTGCTCGAGTTGCTGCCCTGGAAGCCGGATTTGATCGTCTCGGGAATGAATGCTGGCTCGAACGCGGGAATCAATGTTCTGTATTCGGGGACCGTCGCCGCGGCGATTGAAGGTGCATTCTACCACTATCCGGCGATTGCCGTTTCATTGGAATACACGAAGCTCAAGCCGTTGGATTTCCCGAAGGCCGCGACTTACGCCATTCAGATCATTCGGCAGATCCTTCGCAAGCCGCTGGGGGCCGGCTCGCTGTTCAACGTCAACATCCCGAGTCTGGAAAAGGGGCCGATTGCGGGGGTGAAAGTCGTTCCGCAAAATATCACCGCGTATACCGAGCGCTTCGATCGTCGCATGGATCCGCGAGGCCGGACCTATTTCTGGGCAGGCAGTGACTTGGATTGCCCCGATCCGCATTCGGAAACCGATGTCACCGCGCTCGCGGAGAGTTATATCACGATCACGCCACTGCAATATGACCTGACGGCACATGCTAAGCTGGCCGATCTCCGCGAGCAATCGTGGACCGTGGAATAA
- the eno gene encoding phosphopyruvate hydratase, which produces MSPSSIARLHALEILDSRGNPTLEVEVTLASGVVGKAAVPSGASTGAHEAVELRDGDKARYLGKGTLKAVRNVIETIGPALVGRSVFGQNAIDHAMLALDGTANKSKLGANAILGVSLAVAHAAAATAGLPLYRYLGGVNAKVLPVPLMNIINGGKHADNNIDFQEFMIMPIGAPSFKEGLRMGAEVFHSLKKVLHDKGLNTAVGDEGGFAPNLPSSDAALETIATAVEKAGYKLGTDIVFALDAATTELFEEAKHKGKEGYCFFKSAPDRVVSSEEMIDLWKGLCAKWPIRSIEDGLSEDDWSGWQKLTAALGSTVQLVGDDLYVTNVTRLQEGIAKKAGNSILVKVNQIGSLTETLDSIELARRNSMTTIISHRSGETEDTTIADIAVATNAGQIKTGSASRTDRIAKYNRLLKIEDELGSLAQYGSDRL; this is translated from the coding sequence ATGAGTCCATCGAGTATTGCTCGTCTGCACGCTTTGGAAATTCTCGATAGCCGAGGCAATCCCACTCTCGAAGTCGAAGTCACGCTTGCGAGCGGTGTCGTCGGCAAAGCGGCGGTCCCCAGCGGGGCCAGCACGGGTGCCCACGAAGCGGTCGAACTGCGCGACGGCGACAAGGCACGCTATTTGGGCAAGGGAACGCTCAAAGCCGTTCGGAATGTGATCGAAACGATTGGCCCGGCGCTCGTCGGTCGCAGCGTGTTCGGTCAAAATGCCATCGACCATGCCATGCTCGCCCTCGACGGCACCGCGAACAAGAGCAAACTCGGCGCAAACGCGATCCTGGGTGTCTCGCTGGCTGTGGCGCATGCTGCCGCCGCGACCGCTGGCCTGCCGCTGTACCGCTACCTGGGTGGTGTCAACGCCAAGGTGCTGCCGGTGCCGCTGATGAACATCATCAACGGTGGTAAGCACGCCGACAACAACATCGATTTTCAAGAATTCATGATTATGCCCATCGGTGCCCCATCCTTCAAAGAAGGTCTGCGCATGGGTGCGGAAGTGTTTCATTCGCTCAAGAAAGTGTTGCACGACAAAGGTCTGAACACGGCTGTGGGTGATGAAGGTGGCTTTGCCCCGAATCTTCCCTCCAGCGATGCCGCGCTCGAAACGATCGCCACCGCAGTCGAAAAGGCCGGTTACAAGCTCGGCACCGACATCGTGTTTGCGCTCGATGCCGCTACGACCGAACTGTTCGAAGAAGCCAAGCACAAGGGCAAAGAAGGCTACTGCTTCTTCAAGAGCGCTCCGGATCGCGTCGTTAGCTCGGAAGAAATGATTGATCTGTGGAAGGGTCTGTGCGCCAAGTGGCCGATCCGTTCCATCGAAGACGGCTTATCCGAAGATGATTGGTCCGGCTGGCAGAAGCTGACCGCCGCGTTGGGAAGCACGGTCCAACTCGTGGGCGACGATCTCTATGTGACCAACGTCACCCGCCTGCAAGAAGGCATCGCCAAGAAGGCCGGGAATAGCATTCTGGTCAAGGTGAACCAAATCGGTTCGCTGACCGAAACGCTCGACTCGATCGAACTGGCCCGCCGCAATTCGATGACGACCATCATCAGCCACCGCAGCGGCGAAACCGAAGATACCACCATCGCCGACATCGCCGTCGCGACCAACGCTGGCCAAATCAAGACCGGCTCGGCCAGCCGAACTGACCGGATCGCCAAGTACAATCGTCTGCTGAAGATCGAAGACGAACTCGGTTCGTTGGCCCAATACGGCTCGGATCGCCTGTAA
- a CDS encoding TIGR02996 domain-containing protein codes for MNSHENVYAQIRENPADDDLRWIFADWLVDHGNSPDADARAEFIRVQMGLHTIRWNADCERELRAEELRLLNQFGEAWFRRAVRDAIPESQQAAFTKAILGYRFHRGLIDCVTVTVPDFLRYRHELFRAFPLTQLRFRLGTSDREQLKALFICEQLRQIQSLEFEPARYSEPGLGHSGLRILLESEQLTQLKHLHFEKQNLTNRCMEDLIAWPGLAELHSLEVSHHRETTEEHPGLDGEAIAALIRSGRLRNLRMLKLDQTALGSAGIDAFGLPNCLDSLTVLSLERCKLGSHGAQILAASAGLPSLTQLDLRGNQIGIRGAQALAASSTLHQLRRIDLSSNRLTDAGLVAISQSPHVTQLRSLLLRKNYLGDAAATALAHTESPLSHLHTLDLRQNDVGFAGAEVIAQRRLAQLPKLSMLDLRENPIPPQDRHRLRASLGRKVARL; via the coding sequence ATGAACTCCCATGAGAACGTCTATGCCCAGATTCGTGAGAATCCAGCGGATGATGACCTCCGTTGGATCTTCGCTGATTGGCTGGTCGATCATGGGAATAGTCCCGATGCCGATGCGCGGGCCGAATTCATTCGCGTTCAGATGGGCTTGCACACCATTCGCTGGAATGCCGATTGCGAACGCGAACTCCGTGCCGAAGAACTCCGCCTGCTCAATCAGTTCGGGGAAGCCTGGTTTCGACGCGCGGTTCGCGATGCGATCCCGGAATCCCAACAGGCCGCCTTCACCAAAGCGATTTTGGGCTATCGCTTTCATCGCGGGCTGATTGATTGTGTAACCGTCACCGTCCCTGATTTTCTTCGCTACCGACACGAATTATTCCGCGCGTTCCCCCTGACTCAATTGCGGTTTCGACTCGGGACAAGCGATCGCGAGCAACTCAAAGCCCTGTTCATCTGCGAACAACTGCGGCAAATCCAAAGCCTGGAGTTTGAACCGGCACGCTATTCCGAACCGGGACTGGGCCACAGCGGATTGCGAATCCTGCTCGAATCGGAGCAACTTACGCAGTTGAAGCACCTGCATTTCGAGAAGCAGAATTTAACCAATCGCTGCATGGAGGATCTGATTGCCTGGCCGGGATTAGCGGAACTTCACTCTCTGGAAGTCAGCCACCATCGTGAAACGACCGAGGAACACCCCGGCTTGGACGGCGAAGCCATCGCGGCACTCATCCGCAGCGGCCGATTGCGCAATCTTCGCATGCTGAAACTCGATCAGACTGCATTGGGATCGGCCGGAATCGATGCGTTTGGGTTGCCAAACTGTCTGGATTCGCTCACGGTGCTATCATTGGAACGCTGCAAACTCGGCAGCCACGGGGCGCAGATTCTCGCCGCCTCGGCAGGATTGCCAAGTCTCACACAGCTCGATCTTCGGGGAAATCAGATCGGGATTCGAGGTGCCCAAGCGTTGGCGGCCAGTTCGACGCTGCATCAGTTGCGGCGAATCGATCTATCGAGCAATCGCTTGACCGATGCCGGTTTGGTGGCCATCTCGCAATCCCCGCATGTCACCCAGCTTCGCTCGTTATTGCTGCGAAAGAATTATCTGGGCGATGCAGCCGCGACCGCACTGGCGCATACCGAATCGCCGCTGTCCCACCTGCACACCTTGGATTTGCGACAAAACGATGTCGGATTTGCCGGCGCGGAAGTGATCGCACAACGCCGGTTGGCCCAATTGCCCAAATTATCGATGTTGGATCTCCGCGAAAATCCGATTCCCCCGCAAGATCGGCATCGATTGCGTGCCAGTTTGGGCCGAAAAGTCGCTCGGCTATAA
- a CDS encoding SelL-related redox protein → MSLTESPAGVRSESAHISPRWMRIVLKLAGVYNLLWGSWVVFFPTLSFALSGMQKPEVPLAYPQLWQCIGMIVGVYGIGYWLASRDPIRHWPIVLVGFLGKIFGPIGYVDGAIKGDLPWSTGWTNLFNDVIWWVPFALILRAAFERWRSESEAAPPKPVTEAMASARTSTGESLATLSQRQKLLVVFLRHTGCTFCQEALIELRQVRDHFAKLGDSAPQIVLVHLGQVHQGQATFARAGLDDLPQISDPDAELYRSFGLARGTLGQLFGWRSFVRGWEVVRKHGKGIGPLVGDGFRMPGIFWVEDGKIVKAFRHQTASDRPDYAAFMDCPTPKIDESELAAKG, encoded by the coding sequence ATGAGTTTGACGGAATCCCCCGCTGGCGTTCGCTCGGAATCTGCCCACATCAGCCCACGGTGGATGCGGATCGTTCTGAAACTCGCGGGCGTTTACAATCTGCTTTGGGGGAGTTGGGTCGTCTTTTTCCCGACCCTTTCGTTCGCGCTGTCGGGGATGCAGAAGCCGGAGGTGCCATTGGCGTATCCCCAACTATGGCAATGCATTGGGATGATCGTCGGCGTGTATGGGATCGGCTACTGGCTCGCATCGCGAGACCCGATTCGACATTGGCCGATTGTCTTGGTCGGCTTTTTGGGCAAGATTTTTGGACCGATCGGTTACGTTGATGGCGCGATAAAAGGCGATTTACCCTGGTCAACCGGCTGGACCAATTTATTCAATGATGTCATCTGGTGGGTGCCATTCGCTCTCATTTTGCGGGCAGCGTTTGAGCGTTGGCGATCGGAGTCCGAAGCCGCTCCGCCCAAACCCGTGACAGAAGCGATGGCATCCGCACGAACTTCGACGGGTGAATCGCTGGCAACCTTATCGCAGCGTCAAAAATTGCTGGTGGTATTCCTTCGACATACGGGATGCACCTTCTGTCAAGAGGCATTGATCGAATTGCGACAAGTGCGGGACCATTTTGCGAAACTGGGCGATTCGGCTCCTCAGATCGTGCTGGTTCATCTGGGACAGGTTCATCAAGGGCAGGCGACCTTCGCACGCGCCGGGCTGGACGATTTGCCACAAATCAGCGACCCGGATGCGGAATTGTATCGCAGCTTCGGCCTTGCTCGCGGCACACTGGGACAACTCTTCGGCTGGCGTTCGTTTGTGCGCGGGTGGGAGGTCGTTCGCAAGCATGGCAAGGGGATTGGCCCGCTCGTGGGGGATGGCTTCCGAATGCCCGGAATTTTCTGGGTTGAGGATGGGAAAATCGTCAAAGCATTTCGGCATCAGACGGCTTCCGATCGCCCCGATTACGCGGCGTTTATGGACTGTCCGACGCCGAAAATCGACGAATCGGAATTGGCTGCGAAGGGGTGA
- a CDS encoding protoporphyrinogen/coproporphyrinogen oxidase, whose protein sequence is MAEAKVWIVGAGLAGLATARRLAQCQIPFGILEASDGVGGRVRTDVVDGFRLDRGFQIYLDAYPEGRRVLDLPALNLKPFTRGVKIRLQGKFQTLVHPREGMLETLRGGLGSIGTFRDKLRLLRLAYELTRGKLDEQLAKPDGLTLDYLRWHGKFTPNMIERFFRPFLRGVFLEPNLTTSSRMFRFVFRMFVRGNATVPALGMQQIPEQIARSLPADSIRFSTRVQGIEPNRIMLQSGERIDAKAVVVATEGPEANRLLGESSLPQVRSCGTITLYFAANHPPESRPILVLNGEGQGIVNNLVVMSAASAEYAPAGQSLVSVSIVGIPDRTDAELDAQVREELRGWYGEGVTGWRLLRIDRIPHALPEQPTDWLEPARRSVRLRPGLYVCGDHRDLASIDGALTSGFRCAQELLEDLHTKRI, encoded by the coding sequence ATGGCGGAAGCGAAGGTATGGATCGTCGGGGCCGGACTTGCGGGATTGGCCACGGCTCGAAGATTGGCCCAATGTCAGATCCCGTTCGGGATTCTGGAAGCCTCGGATGGAGTGGGCGGGCGAGTCCGTACCGACGTGGTCGATGGATTTCGCCTCGACCGTGGCTTTCAGATTTACTTGGACGCCTATCCCGAAGGTCGCCGCGTGCTGGATCTTCCGGCGTTGAATTTGAAGCCGTTCACCCGTGGAGTCAAGATTCGTCTGCAAGGCAAATTCCAAACGCTGGTTCACCCACGCGAAGGAATGCTTGAAACGCTCCGTGGCGGTCTTGGCTCCATCGGGACGTTCCGCGACAAATTGCGATTGCTCCGCTTGGCCTACGAATTGACCCGCGGCAAACTCGACGAGCAACTGGCCAAACCCGACGGATTAACCCTCGATTATCTTCGTTGGCACGGAAAATTTACGCCGAACATGATCGAACGATTCTTTCGTCCGTTCCTTCGTGGCGTGTTTCTGGAACCGAATCTGACGACATCCAGCCGCATGTTTCGCTTCGTCTTTCGGATGTTCGTTCGGGGGAATGCTACCGTTCCGGCACTAGGAATGCAGCAGATTCCCGAGCAAATCGCGCGATCGCTGCCCGCGGATTCGATTCGCTTCTCGACTCGGGTGCAGGGAATTGAACCGAATCGAATCATGCTCCAATCGGGCGAACGGATCGACGCCAAGGCGGTGGTCGTGGCCACGGAGGGACCCGAAGCCAATCGCTTGCTTGGAGAATCGAGTTTGCCGCAGGTGCGATCCTGTGGCACGATCACACTTTATTTCGCGGCCAACCATCCGCCGGAATCGCGGCCCATTCTCGTGCTGAACGGTGAAGGGCAGGGGATTGTCAACAATCTGGTGGTGATGAGTGCCGCCTCGGCAGAATACGCACCGGCGGGGCAGTCACTGGTGAGCGTGTCGATCGTCGGAATCCCCGACCGAACCGATGCGGAGCTGGATGCCCAAGTCCGCGAGGAATTGCGCGGCTGGTACGGCGAGGGGGTCACGGGGTGGCGGCTGTTGCGAATCGATCGGATTCCGCATGCGCTCCCGGAACAGCCAACGGATTGGCTGGAGCCGGCCCGACGATCGGTTCGGCTGCGACCCGGGTTGTACGTCTGCGGCGATCACCGCGATTTGGCATCGATCGATGGTGCCTTGACCAGCGGATTTCGATGTGCCCAGGAACTATTGGAGGATCTGCATACCAAGCGGATCTGA
- a CDS encoding HAD family hydrolase yields MPNSPSSVQGVPENSPAWNEIRAVVFDAVATVIFPNPSITEVYGDVAERHGGSRKPVPQLQAAFRHAYAIQEQIDQAAQWQTSEERERQRWWEIVSHSLDDVADPQAAFADLFGHYSRGAAWRVPDGTAELLERLHQRGFRLAMASNYDSRLQRVMSELPELARLRDNLIISSLVGWRKPAIGFFEAVQQRLQIPAHQILFVGDDLQNDVLGAQAAGFQAVWLQPKGDPNGQVQTIRQLAELEPILSGSDPLGMQILQ; encoded by the coding sequence ATGCCGAATTCGCCGTCATCCGTCCAGGGAGTCCCTGAGAATTCCCCCGCATGGAACGAGATTCGAGCCGTTGTTTTCGATGCGGTCGCTACGGTGATTTTCCCGAATCCGTCGATCACCGAAGTGTATGGCGATGTGGCCGAGCGTCATGGCGGAAGTCGCAAACCCGTTCCGCAATTGCAGGCCGCCTTTCGCCATGCTTACGCCATTCAGGAACAGATCGACCAAGCCGCGCAGTGGCAGACGAGCGAAGAACGCGAGCGCCAGCGCTGGTGGGAGATCGTCTCGCATAGTCTGGATGATGTCGCCGATCCCCAGGCGGCATTCGCGGATTTATTCGGCCACTATTCCCGTGGTGCGGCCTGGCGCGTCCCCGACGGAACCGCAGAATTGCTGGAGCGGTTGCATCAGCGCGGCTTCCGATTGGCGATGGCGTCGAACTACGACTCCCGATTGCAACGGGTCATGAGCGAACTCCCCGAATTGGCTCGACTTCGGGACAATCTCATCATCAGCTCATTGGTGGGATGGCGGAAACCGGCGATTGGATTTTTTGAGGCCGTTCAACAGCGATTGCAGATCCCTGCCCACCAGATTTTATTCGTGGGCGATGATCTGCAAAACGATGTGCTCGGTGCCCAAGCAGCGGGTTTTCAGGCCGTTTGGCTGCAACCGAAAGGCGATCCCAACGGGCAGGTGCAGACCATTCGACAACTCGCGGAATTGGAGCCGATATTGAGCGGCTCAGATCCGCTTGGTATGCAGATCCTCCAATAG